Below is a genomic region from Microbacterium sp. KUDC0406.
GAGGGCGACGCCGGCGGATGCGGCGATCGCACCGATCGCGGCGGCATCCGATCCGCGCACGGTCACGCCGGAGCGGAGCACGTCGAACTCGAGCCCCGCGGCGGCGAGGGCGGCGGTGAGGGGTGCGCGGTCCTCGGCGTCGACGATCACGGCGCCCGTCGTCGGGTCGGAGAGCGCGTCGATGCCGCCCGTGTACACGGCCTGGCCCTTCGAGAGCACCACGACGTCGTCGGCGACCTGCTCGACCTCGCTGAGCACGTGCGACGACACCAGCACGGTGCGTCCCTCGTCGGCCAGCCGGCGCATGAGCAGGCGCATCCAGCGGATGCCCTCGGGATCGAGCCCGTTCGCGGGCTCGTCGAGCACGAGTACTCCCGGGTCGCCGAGCAGAGCGGTGGCCAGGCTCAGGCGCTGGCGCATACCGAGCGAGAAGGTGCCGATGCGGGTGTCGGCGTCGCCGTGCAGACCGACGAGGTCGAGCACCTCGTCCACCCGTACGGCAGGGATGCCGTTGGCCTTGGCCGCGAGCTGCAATTGCCGGGCCGCGCTGCGACGGGGGCGGTACACGGTCTCCTCGAGGACGCTGCCGATCGTGCGCAGCGGCTGGCGCATGTCGAAGATGGGCACGCCGCCGATCGTGGCGGTGCCCGACGTGGCGCGCACCTGACCCAGCAGGATGCGCAGCGACGTGGTCTTGCCGGCGCCGTTCGGGCCGAGCAGACCCGTGACGGCTCCCGGCTCGATACGGGCGGAGAAGTCGGAGAGCGCCGTGACGTCGCCGAATCGTTTCGTCACGTGCGTGAACTCGAGCACTTGTCCTTCGGGCATAGCGCGACCCCTCTGCTTACGGCTACCCCTCCATTCTGTCGGAAAAGCCGGTTCCGGCCCACATTTCCGGCCGCCGGGCCGGCCTCGGACGCCACCGGCGGCGGAGTACGCTGACAGTCGTGACAGCGTCGCCCGAAGCATCCCGTGTCCTCGTCCGCACCGAATACTCCCTCGGGCGGATCACCCTGAACAGGCCGGAGGCGATCAATGCGCTCGATCTCGGGATGGTGCGGCAGGTGCTGGCCGCGCTGAACGCGTGGCGCGACGACAGCGACATCCAGACCGTTCTGATCGACGGTGCGGGCGAGCGCGGTCTCTGCGCCGGTGGCGACGTGCGCACGCTCTACGACGCGATCGTCGGCGGTGACGCCGAGCACGCGGGCGAGTTCTTCCGCGCCGAGTACGAGATGAACGCCGCCATCGCCGAGTATCCGAAGCCGATCGTCGCCTTCGCGGACGGCATCACGATGGGCGGCGGCATCGGCCTGGCCGGTCATGCCGCGATTCGCGTGGTCACCGAGCGATCGCGACTCGCGATGCCTGAGACGCGCATCGGATTCACACCGGATGTCGGTGGCACCTGGCTGCTCGGCCGCGCGCCCGGCCGGCTGGGGAGTACTTCGGCCTGACCGGCGCGCACATGGATGCGGCCGACGCGATCTACAACGGGTTCGCGGACTATTACGTGCCCTCGGACCGGCTCGACGCGCTGCGCGACGCGCTCGCCTATCGCGCCGACCCGGGCAGCCCCAGCGAGCTGGTGATGCTGTTCGACGAGACGCCCGAGCCGTCGGAGCTGCCCGGCATCCGGGACTGGGTGGATGACGCGTTCTCCGCGGCGACGGTGGGCGAGATCGTGCAGCGGCTGCAGGGCTGCGGGAACGAGGATGCCGCGGGTGCGGCATCCGTGCTCTCGGGAATGGCCCCGACCGGCCTCGCGGTGACGCTCGACGCCGTGCGCGAGGCGCGCGGGATGAGCTCAGTGCGTGAGGCGCTGGAGGGTGAGTACCGACGCGTGCTGTGGTTCGTGCATCACCACCCCGATCTCGTCGAGGGCATCCGCGCGCAGCTGGTCGACAAGGACCGGAACCCGCGTTGGAAACCGGCGACCATCGCGGAGCTGCCGGCGGATGCCGGTCGTCCGGCGCGCGAGTACGTGCCGGACGTGCCGCTGTTCGCGTAGGCGCGCCGGTAGCTGTGCCGCGAACTCGCGAAAGGAGCCTTCCGCAGCTTCCGCGGTGTGCGGAACGGCGAAATGCTCCCATCGCCGGACGCACGGCGACCGGAGGGCGGATGCCGCGTGCTGGATGCCGCGCTGCGGGATGCCGCGCTGCCGGATGCGGCGCTGCTGGGTGCCGCGCTGCGTGCCGTGTGCGAGGAGGAGAACGCCGGTGGGCCGCGTGTGTCGCCGGCGAAAAGCTCCCTGCGTGCGCGCGTGCGTGCGTGCCGGCGTGCGTGCGTGCCGGATGCGGCGTGCTGGATGCGGCGTGCTGGATGTGGCGCTGCGTGCCGTGTGCGAGGAGGAGAACGCCGGTGGGTCGGTTCTGTCGGCGGCGAAAAGCTCCTTGCGTGCGTGCGTGCGTGCCGGCGTGCCGGATGCGGCGTGCTGGATGCGGCGCTGCGTGCCGTGTGCGAGGAGGAGAACGCCGGTGGGTCGGTTCTGTCGGCGGCGAAAAGCTCCTTGCGTGCGCGCGTGCGTGCGTGCCGGCGTGCGTGCTGGATGCGGCGCTGCGTGCCGTGTGCGAGGAGGAGAACGCCGGTGGGTCGGGTCTGTCGCCGGCGAAAAGCTCCTTGCATGGCGAGGACGAGCGGGATGCACCGTGGCGGCCGCTAACCTGAGCGCATGACCGGGATGCCGGGTTCGCCCGCAGCGGCGGAGGGGCCGTCGGCGTGGGGCGACGGCTTCGAGCACCGGATGGCCGATGCGCAGCGGCAGGACGCCGCGATCGGCCCGCGGGACTGGGCGGCCTGGCCTGCTGAGGCGGAGCGCGGCACCATCGAGGCTCCCAGCGGACCGCTCGCGCACGTCGCGATGGGGCCTCCCGACGGCGAGCGGGTGCTGCTCGTGCCCGGGATGACCGGTTCGAAGGAGGACTTCGCGCTGATGATGCCGCTGCTCGCGGCATCCGGGTATCGCGCGGAGTCGTACGATCTGGCCGGGCAGTACGAGTCGTTCCGCGCCGGGCCCGAGCGACTCCAGCCACCGCAGCAGCGCTACTCGCTCGAGCTGTTCGTGGCCGACCTCATCGCCGTGCTGGAGCAGGCGGACACGCCGGCGCACGTCCTCGGATACTCGTTCGCCGGCACCGTGGCATCCGCCGCCCTGGCAGAGCGGCCGGAGCCGTTCGCGACCCTCACGCTGCTGTCGGCTCCGCCAGTCGCCGGGCAGGCGCTGCGGGGGTTCAAGGTGCTGGGCCGGGTCAGCTGGGCGGTTCCCGGTCGTGCTCTGGGACCCGTCTTCATCGCGGCGCTGCGGCACAACGTGCACCGCGCGCCGGAAGACCGCGCCGCGTTCGTCACCGCGCGCTTCGCGCTGACCCGTCGCCGCAGCGTCGGCGACATCCTCGCCCTCATGAAGCGCACTCCCGATCTGGACGAACGGTTGCGGACGTCGGGCGTTCCGATCCTGGTCGCCGCGGGCGCGCGAGACGTGTGGCCGGATGCCGCGCACCGGGCCTTCGCGGCCCGGATCGACGCCCGGCTGCTGGTGCTGCCGACCGGGCACAGCCCCTGCGAGACCGCTCCGCACCAGCTCACGGTGGCGATGCTGGACCTGTTCCGTTCCGGTCGTTGAGCGTGGGTGCGCAGGCGACGTAGCGCCGTCGACCGAGCACCGTAGTGAGCGAGCGCAGCGAGACGAAGTGCCGAAGTGACGGACGCATCGTCCGCCGGACACGTCACGACGTTTCGTCTCGCTCGTTCCTCGCTCGCTCAACGACCGGGTGGGGCATCCGTTCCTCGCTCGCTCAACGGCCGGAAAGCGCGCGCCGTCGCATCCGCCGCCCTCGTGCGCATGCGACGATCCGATGGCCCCAGCCCACCTCCCGAAGATTGACCCCCAGAATGTGGAACGCCCACGAGGCACGACGACGGAACCCGGCGAAGTCGTCGAACGGGCGCGCCGACACCTGCACGCGCAGCGAACGGTCGAAGTCGACGCCGGTCTCGGGGAGAGCACGGCGGTGATGTCGAGGTCGTCGTGCGCGCGGGGGTCGTCCAGATGCAGGCGGGGTCGCAGCTCACGCCACACGTCGTGCCGGAGCGCGAAGTTCGAGCCGAACAGAGGCAGCCGCCCGAGCACCAGCCGCATCGACAGGAAATAGCCGCCCAGGTAGACGTGCCGTCCGATCAGCCGCCACACCGGTCCGCGGCCGTAGAACTCGCCGGTGCCGGTCAGCCCGCCGAGCGTCGGGTCGGCGTCGAAGCGCTGGACGACGCGTGCCGCCCAGTCCGGACCCGGCCGTGAGTCCGCATCGAGCCTGCCGAGGATCGCCCCGGATGCCGCATCGAAGCCCGCCGCCGTGGCGCGCAGCACTCCGCGATGCGGCTCCACGACGAGGGTCGCGCCGAACTCCCTTGCGACGGCAGCGGTGTCGTCGTGCGATCCGTTGTCGACCACGATCACCTCATCGGGCTGCCGGGTCTGCTGGACGAGCGCGCGCAGGCATCCCCGCAGCAGGACGGCGTCGTCGTAGGACGGGACGATGACGCTCAGCACGATCGGCGAGTCTGGGCTCATGGCGCGCTCAGCCTATGACGCAGGGCGCGCGCGCCGGCGAAGGCGCGCTCCCCGGGCATCTGCGGTCGATCCGGGCGCGCTCGGCCGCCGCGTCGCCCGGCATTCGTTCGTGTGCGAGGAGGATATTGTCGGCGAGTCGTCGCGAGGACCCGCGAAAAGCTCCTTGCACGGGGTGGTGACCCGGGTGTCCGGCCGCGTCACGAATGCAGGGAGGAAATCGCCGGTGCAGGGTCGCGGGGACCCGCGAAAAGCTCCTTGCACGGGGTGGTGATCCGGGTGTCCCGGCCGCGTCAGGAATGCAGGGAGGAAATCGCCGGTGCAGGGTTGCGCCGACCCGCGAAAAGCTCCCTGCATCAGGAGCGCACCTCTCGACGCGCCTGCCCCGATCAGCGCACCGAGGCGATGATCTGCTGCAGCCGCGCGACGTGCGCGGCGGGCTGCCGGTCGTGCGCGTAGGCGAGCGCGGCCGCGCGATGCGGGGAGAGGATGCCGCGGTCCGCGGCGAGTTCCCGCATCAGAGCGGCCAGCCCCCCGGCATCCGGCGTCGGGGTGAGCAGCGCCGCCTCACCGAACTCGCCCGCCAGCACCGGGTCGCTGACGATCACCGGGCGCTCGTGCGAGAACGCCTCGAGCGCCACCATCGGCTGGTTGTCGAAGCCGAGCGAGGTGATCAGCACGGCGTCGGCGGAGTCCATCAGCTCTGCGACGCGCTCGCCCGGCACCGAGCCGTGGAAGGTCACGCCGGGCACCGGCCGGGCGGTGCCCCCGCGACGTCGAGCTGCACCCGGTCGCCGAGGTCGGACGCCACCTGCCGCATCGCGTCGAGTGCGACCTCGACGCGCTTCTCGGGCGCGAAGCGCGCGACCCAGAGCAGCCGCAGCGGACCGGCGGCCACCGCCGGAGCCTCGGCCAGCGGCTGGGCGACGTTCGAGAACGCCTCCACGCGCCCCGCCCCGGCCGCGCGCAGCGCCTCGGCCTGGTGCCGAGACGGCGAGAGCACCACATCGGCGCGCTCCGCGATGCGCAGGGTCATGGTGCGCAGCGCGTTGTTCATGGCGTGGCCGCCCGTCGCGCGGCCGCCGTCGCGGATGCCGGTCAGCGAGCGGTGCACGCGTCCGACCACCGGCGCGAACGGGGCGAGCGCGGCGGGCGCGGTCCAGAAGAACGTATGCACCGTGTGCAGCACCGGGATGCCGAGGTCGCGGCCCACCGCGAGCGACGCGGCGGCGAGGGCGAACTCGGAGTGCACGACGATCGCGCCCACGCCGTGCCGGCGGACGGTCGCCGCGACGAGCGGCTCGAGATCGTGCGCGCGTCCGAGCAGCGGCAGGTCGAGCACCGGGATCGTGCCCCGCCGCGGCGGCGCGACCAGGGTGATGCCGGGAACCTCCGCCACCTGATCGGCGTCCGGCGCCAGCACGATCACCCGCACGCCCTCCGAGGCGAGTGCCTCGGCCTGCCGGAGGAACGCGGTCTGCGCCCCGCCGAGGTAGCGCAGCGAGTAGTCGCAGACCAGCAGCACGGCGTCGTCTCGCATGGCATCCCT
It encodes:
- a CDS encoding alpha/beta fold hydrolase, translated to MTGMPGSPAAAEGPSAWGDGFEHRMADAQRQDAAIGPRDWAAWPAEAERGTIEAPSGPLAHVAMGPPDGERVLLVPGMTGSKEDFALMMPLLAASGYRAESYDLAGQYESFRAGPERLQPPQQRYSLELFVADLIAVLEQADTPAHVLGYSFAGTVASAALAERPEPFATLTLLSAPPVAGQALRGFKVLGRVSWAVPGRALGPVFIAALRHNVHRAPEDRAAFVTARFALTRRRSVGDILALMKRTPDLDERLRTSGVPILVAAGARDVWPDAAHRAFAARIDARLLVLPTGHSPCETAPHQLTVAMLDLFRSGR
- a CDS encoding glycosyltransferase, coding for MPGVTFHGSVPGERVAELMDSADAVLITSLGFDNQPMVALEAFSHERPVIVSDPVLAGEFGEAALLTPTPDAGGLAALMRELAADRGILSPHRAAALAYAHDRQPAAHVARLQQIIASVR
- a CDS encoding glycosyltransferase; protein product: MRDDAVLLVCDYSLRYLGGAQTAFLRQAEALASEGVRVIVLAPDADQVAEVPGITLVAPPRRGTIPVLDLPLLGRAHDLEPLVAATVRRHGVGAIVVHSEFALAAASLAVGRDLGIPVLHTVHTFFWTAPAALAPFAPVVGRVHRSLTGIRDGGRATGGHAMNNALRTMTLRIAERADVVLSPSRHQAEALRAAGAGRVEAFSNVAQPLAEAPAVAAGPLRLLWVARFAPEKRVEVALDAMRQVASDLGDRVQLDVAGAPPGRCPA